A single genomic interval of Oleidesulfovibrio alaskensis DSM 16109 harbors:
- a CDS encoding DUF2062 domain-containing protein, whose protein sequence is MHWWASFRRLLRFQYLRLLRLKASTHSIAMGLAVGIFVGCLPVIPFQTIAAVVMAFVFRGSKVAAALGTWISNPVNMIPFYTMLYYIGSLVMPVQAHFNPHHLELEAMLHQGWEIVVVMFAGGILLGVPLAFLTYIVTFRMVNAYRQRRMIKLLKQYEAGRKAREHADMGAGR, encoded by the coding sequence GTGCATTGGTGGGCTTCTTTCAGGCGCCTGTTGCGTTTTCAATACCTCAGGCTGCTGCGCTTAAAAGCATCGACACATTCAATTGCCATGGGGCTGGCTGTGGGCATCTTTGTGGGATGTCTGCCTGTCATCCCGTTTCAGACCATAGCCGCTGTGGTTATGGCGTTTGTTTTCCGCGGCAGCAAGGTGGCTGCGGCACTGGGGACCTGGATTTCAAATCCGGTGAATATGATTCCGTTTTATACAATGCTGTACTACATAGGCAGCCTTGTCATGCCGGTGCAGGCGCACTTCAACCCGCATCACCTTGAACTCGAAGCCATGCTGCACCAGGGCTGGGAGATTGTGGTTGTTATGTTTGCCGGTGGTATTCTGCTGGGGGTTCCTCTGGCTTTTCTGACATATATAGTCACCTTCCGCATGGTGAACGCCTACCGGCAGCGCAGAATGATAAAGCTGCTTAAACAATACGAAGCGGGCAGGAAGGCGAGAGAACATGCTGACATGGGAGCAGGCAGATAA
- the rpsU gene encoding 30S ribosomal protein S21, with protein MPGVYLDDNEYNFDIALRRFKKQVEKAGVLSEMKKRQHFEKPSVMRKKKKAAARKRLLKKMRKANMG; from the coding sequence TTGCCCGGTGTATACCTTGACGATAACGAATACAACTTTGATATCGCACTGCGTCGCTTCAAGAAGCAGGTCGAAAAGGCCGGCGTTCTTTCCGAAATGAAGAAGCGTCAGCACTTTGAAAAGCCCAGCGTGATGCGCAAGAAGAAGAAAGCGGCTGCCCGCAAGCGTCTTCTGAAGAAAATGCGCAAGGCTAACATGGGTTAG
- a CDS encoding endonuclease MutS2: MQSRSAHVLEFDKVLRHLAGYAVSEAGAQACLLLAPAADCDSARMRCAFFRQGQLWAERTGFSLAPFPDLSGVFRFLESPAAVLDIDALWAVRQVLAQSRELAVAIGSGNTAENWPLLAQMLERYRMPEKALSGLMRCLGEDGLLRDESSPELLLVREEIRRIHRLCTRKVKELANTYNLSHYMQDEFLTLSSDRYVLPLKANFKGRLQGIIHEYSQTGETCYFEPMFLVEINNDLQNLKRQERAEERKVFEYLTGLLRAEMEGVNACWNLLVEADVLLARCALAGAFGGIAIDFDDTRPFSLRGVKHPLLALSSADTHPVDLELLEGQNCLIISGGNAGGKTVSLKTIGLVALMAAAGLPVPAAEGSTLPCWRAVHAFIGDEQSLEGNVSTFTAQIRNLSDIWQEVGSGSLVILDEFGAGTDPAQGAALAQAVVDELMEKNVTVCVATHFPALKAYALSREGVRAASVLFDPGTKRPLYRLAYDQVGASQALDVAREHGMPDAVLRRAHNYLLLDGEDSAALIERLNALAVSREQELDDLEREKLRLKSKRDKLEARFEKERLRLFESVQAQAQDVLRDWKQGKRSHKQALKDLAAVRQRLVSEQAAAQQEQAAPVEALCAGMTVRYIPWGKKAVIEEVDARKERLKVDLNGVSLWVSCKDVAASVPPAAPKTVRRESVVAEDNVQEPAGPPMRADLRGMRADVAVAELAAVLDNALLAGTREVEVVHGRGTGALRKEVHAFLRSFAAVDAFRLAPEGRGGDGMTIVELK, from the coding sequence ATGCAGTCCAGAAGCGCGCACGTACTGGAATTTGATAAGGTGCTCCGGCACCTTGCCGGATATGCTGTATCCGAAGCCGGGGCACAGGCCTGTCTTTTGCTGGCGCCCGCCGCTGACTGTGACAGCGCCAGAATGCGCTGCGCTTTTTTCCGTCAGGGACAGCTGTGGGCGGAACGGACAGGGTTCTCTCTTGCTCCGTTTCCCGATCTTTCAGGTGTGTTCCGTTTTCTGGAATCACCGGCGGCTGTGCTGGATATTGACGCCCTGTGGGCCGTGCGGCAGGTGCTTGCGCAATCACGCGAGCTGGCCGTTGCCATAGGGAGTGGCAATACGGCGGAAAACTGGCCGCTTCTGGCGCAGATGCTGGAACGTTACCGCATGCCTGAAAAGGCTCTTTCCGGACTGATGCGTTGCCTTGGCGAAGACGGGTTGCTGCGTGATGAAAGTTCACCGGAGCTGCTGCTGGTCCGGGAAGAAATACGCCGTATTCACCGGCTCTGCACACGCAAGGTGAAAGAGCTGGCCAATACTTACAATCTCAGCCATTACATGCAGGATGAGTTCCTGACGCTTTCCTCTGACAGATATGTGCTTCCTTTGAAGGCAAACTTCAAAGGCCGGCTGCAGGGAATAATTCACGAATACTCCCAGACCGGTGAAACCTGCTATTTCGAACCCATGTTTCTTGTGGAGATCAACAACGATCTTCAGAATCTGAAACGGCAGGAACGCGCGGAAGAGCGCAAGGTTTTTGAATATCTCACGGGTCTGCTTCGCGCAGAGATGGAAGGCGTGAACGCGTGCTGGAACCTGCTTGTGGAAGCGGATGTGCTGCTGGCGCGGTGCGCTCTGGCCGGTGCTTTTGGCGGCATCGCCATAGATTTTGACGACACAAGACCCTTTTCTCTGCGCGGGGTGAAGCATCCGCTGCTGGCACTGTCTTCTGCGGATACGCATCCGGTGGACCTTGAATTGCTGGAAGGACAGAACTGCCTGATCATCAGCGGGGGTAATGCCGGCGGCAAGACGGTAAGCCTGAAGACCATAGGTCTTGTGGCGCTGATGGCCGCTGCCGGGCTGCCCGTGCCTGCTGCTGAAGGCAGCACCCTGCCGTGCTGGCGTGCAGTTCATGCTTTTATCGGCGACGAACAGAGCCTTGAGGGCAATGTCAGTACGTTCACGGCTCAGATACGCAACCTTAGTGATATCTGGCAGGAAGTCGGTAGCGGTTCGCTTGTTATTCTTGACGAATTCGGTGCGGGAACGGACCCCGCGCAGGGCGCCGCGCTGGCTCAGGCTGTGGTTGACGAGCTTATGGAAAAGAATGTCACCGTGTGTGTGGCTACTCATTTTCCGGCTCTCAAAGCCTATGCCCTGAGCAGGGAAGGTGTCCGCGCTGCTTCGGTGCTTTTTGATCCCGGTACCAAGAGACCTCTGTACCGTCTTGCCTATGATCAGGTTGGGGCCAGTCAGGCTCTGGATGTTGCCCGTGAACATGGCATGCCCGATGCTGTGCTCAGGCGTGCGCATAACTATCTGCTGCTGGACGGAGAAGATTCAGCTGCGCTTATTGAACGTCTTAATGCCCTTGCAGTATCCAGAGAACAGGAACTGGATGATCTTGAACGCGAAAAGCTGCGACTGAAGAGCAAGCGGGACAAGCTTGAAGCCAGATTTGAAAAGGAGCGGCTCCGTCTTTTTGAAAGTGTGCAGGCTCAGGCGCAGGACGTGCTGCGTGACTGGAAACAGGGTAAGCGCAGCCATAAGCAGGCGTTGAAAGACCTTGCGGCGGTGCGTCAGCGTCTTGTCAGCGAGCAGGCCGCGGCGCAGCAGGAACAGGCCGCCCCGGTGGAAGCACTTTGCGCAGGCATGACTGTCCGTTATATTCCCTGGGGAAAAAAGGCTGTCATTGAAGAGGTTGACGCACGCAAAGAGCGCCTTAAAGTTGACTTGAACGGTGTGTCTTTGTGGGTTTCTTGCAAGGATGTGGCCGCGTCGGTACCGCCTGCCGCGCCGAAGACCGTACGGCGTGAGTCGGTGGTGGCGGAAGATAACGTGCAGGAACCTGCCGGTCCGCCCATGCGCGCAGATCTGCGCGGGATGAGAGCCGATGTGGCCGTGGCAGAGCTTGCGGCTGTGCTTGATAACGCACTGCTTGCCGGTACCCGCGAGGTGGAAGTGGTCCATGGCCGGGGTACAGGTGCGCTGCGGAAGGAAGTTCACGCTTTTTTGCGGAGTTTTGCTGCGGTCGATGCTTTCCGCCTTGCACCCGAAGGGCGCGGCGGCGACGGCATGACCATTGTCGAATTGAAGTAG
- the dnaG gene encoding DNA primase: MSGHDNSAVQAIKSRLNLAELARRYVELRRIGNRWMAPCPFHQETKPSFSINEEEGFFYCFGCQASGDIIDFYSRINGLEFREALEQLAEEAGVTLGQRQADPREEQERKFRSRCYEMYELATKHFRRNLQSAAGAECRSYIADRGIPDEIVSSFELGWSKREWAALSDELQRAGYAPRDATRAGLLSSNDSGRMYDRFRGRLIFPIKNLSGKVIAFGGRIISSEDQAKYINSSDSTIYKKGDHLYGLYQARRSISQHKRALLTEGYMDVLALHQFGHTNACGVLGTALTEAQVKRLGGFCSHVDLLFDGDGPGRKAALRSCEMMLVKGMDCRVVLMPEGEDIDSLLHQQGAQAFRELTESAPDGLEYCIRTLRDSYSPREILDWTAAFLRQLDRPDLASFYVTRLAGGLGLQEADLRASLSSPAGRNRQQRAAGNRVQTGKEKKLEMHLMEFLVRFPHHISNLQARGAEEVLVSRWARDMWDKLLAFGADEAPNHFSEEQKALWIRCRVASPIPAENERQELEDLYSKLAELNQKEQSRMMLAALRQLSSDANSEAGFELLRAMKDNLGRSDGQH, from the coding sequence ATGTCGGGTCACGATAATTCGGCTGTACAGGCCATCAAGTCCAGACTGAATCTTGCCGAGCTGGCGCGGCGATATGTTGAATTGCGCCGTATAGGCAACCGCTGGATGGCACCGTGTCCTTTTCATCAGGAGACCAAACCTTCTTTTTCCATCAATGAGGAAGAGGGCTTTTTCTACTGCTTCGGTTGTCAGGCTTCCGGTGATATAATTGATTTTTACAGCCGGATAAACGGACTTGAATTCCGGGAGGCGTTGGAGCAGCTTGCCGAAGAGGCGGGGGTGACTCTGGGCCAGCGGCAGGCCGATCCCAGAGAAGAGCAGGAGCGCAAGTTCCGGTCCCGCTGTTATGAAATGTACGAGCTGGCGACAAAGCATTTCCGCAGAAATCTGCAGTCCGCGGCCGGTGCTGAGTGCCGCAGCTACATTGCCGACCGGGGAATACCCGACGAGATTGTCAGTTCTTTTGAGCTGGGCTGGAGCAAAAGAGAGTGGGCTGCACTTTCCGATGAATTACAGCGTGCCGGGTATGCTCCCCGCGATGCCACCCGTGCCGGGCTGCTTTCATCCAACGACTCCGGCAGAATGTATGACAGGTTCCGGGGCAGACTTATTTTTCCCATCAAAAATCTTTCGGGAAAAGTTATTGCTTTTGGCGGCAGAATAATTAGCTCAGAAGATCAGGCGAAATATATAAACAGCAGTGACAGTACCATATACAAAAAGGGCGACCATCTGTACGGCCTGTATCAGGCCAGAAGGTCCATATCGCAGCATAAGCGTGCTCTTTTGACAGAAGGGTATATGGACGTGCTGGCTTTGCACCAGTTCGGGCATACCAATGCCTGCGGCGTGCTGGGTACGGCCCTGACGGAGGCGCAGGTAAAGCGTCTCGGCGGATTTTGTTCGCATGTTGACCTGCTTTTTGACGGTGACGGTCCCGGGCGCAAGGCCGCTTTGCGCAGCTGCGAAATGATGCTGGTGAAAGGTATGGATTGTCGTGTGGTGCTGATGCCCGAGGGCGAAGATATCGACAGCCTGCTGCACCAGCAGGGGGCACAGGCTTTTCGTGAATTGACGGAATCAGCTCCCGACGGGCTTGAATACTGCATCAGGACGCTACGGGATTCTTATTCGCCGCGGGAGATTCTGGACTGGACGGCGGCTTTTCTGCGCCAGCTCGACCGGCCCGATCTGGCAAGCTTTTATGTGACGCGTCTTGCCGGCGGTCTGGGGCTGCAGGAAGCGGACCTGCGGGCTTCGCTTTCTTCGCCTGCAGGGCGAAACAGACAGCAGCGTGCAGCGGGCAATCGTGTGCAGACGGGAAAGGAAAAGAAACTTGAGATGCATCTTATGGAGTTTCTCGTCCGCTTTCCGCACCATATTTCCAACCTGCAGGCCCGCGGCGCGGAGGAAGTGCTTGTTTCGCGCTGGGCCAGAGATATGTGGGATAAACTTTTGGCGTTCGGAGCCGATGAAGCGCCGAACCATTTTTCTGAAGAACAGAAAGCGCTTTGGATCAGATGCAGGGTTGCCAGCCCTATTCCGGCTGAGAACGAGCGGCAGGAACTTGAGGACTTATACTCCAAGTTGGCCGAACTGAATCAGAAAGAACAAAGCAGGATGATGCTGGCGGCACTGAGACAGCTGAGCAGTGATGCAAATTCCGAAGCGGGTTTTGAGCTTCTTCGGGCCATGAAAGATAATCTGGGGAGATCCGATGGGCAACATTAA
- a CDS encoding GatB/YqeY domain-containing protein: MTLSSRIETDYIAAYKAKDSLRLGVLRLLKTAVKNLQVEKMRPLTEDEVLEVVIRQTKQRQDSIEQYTAAGRQDLADTEAAELEILKDYMPAQIGEDELAALVEKTIADLGASGMQDMGKVMNAIMADYKGRVDGKALSGMVRTKLQAQSS; this comes from the coding sequence ATGACTCTTTCTTCCCGTATCGAAACAGACTACATCGCCGCTTACAAAGCCAAGGACTCTTTGCGTCTTGGCGTTTTGCGTCTTTTGAAGACCGCCGTAAAGAATCTGCAGGTTGAAAAAATGCGTCCGCTTACAGAAGACGAAGTTCTGGAAGTGGTCATCCGGCAGACCAAGCAGCGGCAGGACTCCATTGAACAGTACACGGCTGCCGGCCGTCAGGATCTGGCAGACACTGAAGCCGCCGAGCTTGAAATTTTGAAAGACTACATGCCCGCGCAGATAGGTGAAGACGAGCTGGCCGCACTTGTGGAAAAGACCATTGCCGATCTGGGTGCCTCTGGCATGCAGGATATGGGCAAGGTGATGAACGCCATCATGGCGGACTACAAGGGACGTGTGGACGGCAAGGCTCTCAGCGGGATGGTGCGCACCAAGCTGCAGGCTCAGTCCAGTTAG
- the otsB gene encoding trehalose-phosphatase, translated as MLTWEQADNHQALWAKVAVAPEVLLMLDYDGTLAPFTAERDRAWPYDGVRESLRRLAACTGIVPVIVSGRQCHEIPPLLDLGIPLEVWGGHGAERQLPGAQCEKAALSGDLRQRLDDAFALACGQVCLRRIERKTFSVAVHVRGMDSGTASSVLDALRGQWTLLASDAALEILPFECGLELRVAGFSKARAVTQLLKDHPLAAAFYLGDDKTDEDAFRVLVPVLASGDRTGAAVLVTDRPAAVSAAQWHLVPPVQLLAFLSRLAACRC; from the coding sequence ATGCTGACATGGGAGCAGGCAGATAATCATCAGGCACTGTGGGCAAAGGTGGCCGTTGCCCCGGAGGTGCTGCTTATGCTTGACTATGATGGTACGCTGGCACCTTTTACCGCTGAACGGGACAGAGCATGGCCGTATGACGGCGTGAGGGAATCCCTCCGCCGGTTGGCTGCGTGCACCGGCATTGTGCCGGTTATTGTTTCCGGCAGACAGTGTCACGAAATTCCGCCTTTGCTGGACCTTGGTATTCCGCTGGAAGTATGGGGCGGGCACGGGGCCGAAAGGCAGCTTCCCGGTGCTCAGTGTGAAAAGGCTGCGCTGTCCGGTGATTTGCGCCAGCGGCTGGATGATGCGTTCGCTCTTGCCTGCGGGCAGGTCTGTCTGCGCCGGATTGAACGCAAAACCTTCAGCGTGGCTGTGCACGTGCGGGGCATGGACTCCGGCACGGCATCCTCAGTGCTGGATGCGCTGCGGGGGCAGTGGACACTGCTTGCAAGTGACGCGGCGTTGGAGATTCTGCCATTCGAATGCGGCCTGGAACTGCGTGTAGCCGGTTTCAGCAAGGCCCGTGCAGTGACGCAGCTTTTGAAAGATCATCCCCTGGCTGCGGCATTTTATCTGGGAGATGACAAAACAGACGAAGATGCTTTCCGCGTGCTTGTTCCTGTTCTGGCATCCGGTGACCGTACAGGCGCTGCTGTTCTGGTTACTGACCGTCCTGCTGCGGTTTCTGCTGCACAGTGGCATCTTGTGCCGCCGGTGCAGCTGCTGGCCTTTTTATCCCGCCTTGCAGCCTGCCGCTGCTGA
- a CDS encoding HU family DNA-binding protein has protein sequence MTKADLVEKIAEKANLTKANAERSLNAFLESVEDVLVKEGKLTLTGFGTFMVETRQERQGRNPRTGDPIVIPAAKVVKFRPGKLLKDAVK, from the coding sequence ATGACCAAGGCTGATCTGGTGGAAAAAATTGCTGAAAAAGCGAACCTGACTAAGGCCAACGCAGAACGTTCTCTGAACGCTTTTCTTGAATCCGTTGAGGATGTGCTGGTAAAGGAAGGCAAACTTACCCTTACCGGCTTCGGTACTTTTATGGTTGAAACCCGTCAGGAACGTCAGGGCCGCAACCCCCGCACGGGCGATCCCATTGTCATTCCTGCTGCCAAGGTTGTTAAGTTCCGTCCCGGCAAACTGCTTAAAGACGCAGTAAAGTAA
- a CDS encoding alpha,alpha-trehalose-phosphate synthase (UDP-forming), which translates to MTPAKGLIVVSNRLPVVLSRNEDGWGITTGAGGLVSAMAPVLRDRGGTWVGWTGASGEHEAESLLGEFSREAGYSLKPVRLEKEDVADFYYGFANEVIWPLFHDFQSLCNFFPKYWKSYLRVNELYARAVMDSGDPEAYVWVHDYHLMHVGEMLKSMGSRRRAGFFLHIPFPPMDNYLKLPWRRRLLSALLEYDLVGFQTYRDRRNFMQSVQVLLPHVKPQGRGPVIELLLDGRKVRLGAFPISIDYRSFVRTARSPAVSGRVNELKSAMDGRRMLLAVDRLDYSKGITFRLEAFREALEKYPGLRGNVTLMQIMVPSRQEVPRYNALKQEIERLVGEINGLFSRPGWNPVQYQYRSLGREELVAYYRAASMAIVTPLRDGMNLVAKEYCACNVNRRGVLLLSEFAGAAAQLQNGAVLVNPFDREGMAQSIKEALDMPAEEARRRMDRMRDVIRKNDIFRWVDMFLLAAFSRHLDDFPPTYARK; encoded by the coding sequence ATGACGCCAGCAAAGGGCCTGATCGTCGTATCCAACCGGCTTCCCGTCGTGTTGTCCAGAAATGAAGACGGGTGGGGAATAACGACCGGTGCCGGAGGTCTGGTTTCTGCCATGGCTCCGGTACTGAGAGACCGGGGAGGCACCTGGGTGGGATGGACCGGCGCCAGCGGTGAACATGAGGCCGAATCACTTCTGGGCGAGTTTTCCCGTGAGGCCGGCTATTCCCTCAAGCCGGTCAGGCTGGAGAAAGAAGATGTGGCCGATTTTTACTATGGCTTTGCCAACGAGGTTATCTGGCCGCTGTTTCATGATTTCCAGTCGCTGTGCAATTTTTTTCCGAAATACTGGAAATCGTACCTGCGGGTGAACGAGTTGTATGCCCGTGCTGTCATGGATTCCGGCGATCCGGAAGCGTACGTCTGGGTGCATGACTATCACCTGATGCATGTGGGCGAAATGCTCAAGTCCATGGGCAGCAGGCGCAGGGCAGGTTTTTTTCTGCACATTCCTTTTCCCCCGATGGACAATTATCTGAAGCTGCCGTGGCGGCGCAGACTGCTGTCCGCGCTGCTGGAGTATGATCTTGTGGGGTTTCAGACCTATCGTGACCGCAGAAATTTCATGCAGTCGGTACAGGTACTGCTTCCTCATGTGAAACCGCAGGGGAGGGGGCCTGTAATCGAACTGCTGCTGGACGGGCGCAAGGTAAGGCTGGGGGCTTTTCCCATCAGCATCGATTACCGGTCTTTTGTCCGTACGGCACGTTCTCCTGCGGTGTCCGGCAGGGTGAACGAGCTGAAAAGCGCCATGGACGGGCGCAGGATGCTTCTGGCCGTGGACCGGCTTGATTATTCTAAAGGAATAACATTCCGGCTGGAGGCCTTTCGGGAAGCGCTGGAAAAATACCCCGGACTGCGGGGCAATGTCACCCTGATGCAGATAATGGTTCCCAGCCGGCAGGAGGTGCCCAGATACAACGCCCTGAAGCAGGAAATTGAAAGGCTGGTCGGGGAAATCAACGGGCTGTTCAGCAGACCGGGCTGGAATCCTGTGCAGTACCAGTACAGAAGCCTTGGCAGGGAAGAGCTTGTGGCGTATTACAGGGCCGCTTCGATGGCCATAGTCACCCCTCTGCGTGACGGCATGAATCTGGTGGCCAAAGAATACTGCGCCTGCAATGTGAACCGGCGGGGCGTGCTGTTGCTCAGCGAATTTGCCGGTGCCGCAGCGCAGCTGCAGAACGGAGCCGTGCTGGTGAACCCTTTTGACAGGGAAGGCATGGCGCAGAGCATCAAAGAGGCTCTGGATATGCCTGCCGAGGAAGCACGCCGTAGGATGGACAGAATGCGGGACGTGATTCGAAAAAATGATATTTTCCGCTGGGTGGATATGTTTCTGCTGGCTGCGTTTTCGCGCCATCTTGATGACTTTCCGCCGACCTATGCCCGTAAATAA
- the rsmA gene encoding 16S rRNA (adenine(1518)-N(6)/adenine(1519)-N(6))-dimethyltransferase RsmA, whose amino-acid sequence MTDKEYQHIMTERTASAPRAKKSLGQNFLQDKNISAKIVAALQIGPADCVIEIGPGPGALTDFIQKAAPASLWLLEKDTYWAGEHRRSDSRTPVEKQVVLTDALTFPWERLSDDRSWKLIGNLPYNVASPLMWDCLSLAAFSRAVFMIQKEVGDRIVAAPRSRQYGALSVWLQSHTVPRKELIVPPTVFKPRPKVDSAVLSFAPLPLSARNFSPGALSVLLKICFQQRRKQLQKILKRYWSDAVCGWFEQQGLPPAARPEELSPNQFQQLANLLESQLVS is encoded by the coding sequence ATGACTGATAAGGAATACCAGCATATTATGACCGAACGAACCGCATCTGCGCCACGGGCGAAGAAAAGCCTGGGGCAGAATTTTCTGCAGGACAAGAATATCTCAGCCAAAATAGTCGCTGCCCTGCAGATCGGCCCGGCAGATTGCGTCATTGAAATCGGCCCGGGGCCGGGGGCATTGACTGATTTTATCCAGAAGGCTGCGCCCGCAAGTTTGTGGCTGCTGGAAAAAGATACATACTGGGCAGGGGAACACCGTCGCTCGGACAGCAGAACGCCGGTGGAAAAACAGGTGGTGCTCACCGATGCCCTGACGTTTCCGTGGGAACGCCTGTCGGATGACCGTTCATGGAAGCTTATAGGAAATCTGCCCTATAACGTGGCTTCGCCCCTTATGTGGGACTGTCTCAGTCTTGCCGCTTTCAGCCGTGCTGTTTTTATGATTCAGAAGGAAGTCGGGGACCGCATTGTGGCCGCCCCGCGTTCGCGGCAGTACGGCGCGCTCAGTGTATGGTTACAGAGTCATACGGTTCCCAGAAAGGAACTGATCGTGCCGCCTACTGTTTTCAAACCCCGGCCCAAGGTTGATTCGGCGGTCCTTTCTTTTGCACCTCTGCCGCTTTCGGCCAGAAATTTCAGTCCGGGGGCTCTTTCAGTTCTTTTAAAGATATGCTTTCAGCAGCGCAGAAAGCAATTGCAAAAAATATTAAAGCGTTACTGGAGTGATGCAGTGTGCGGCTGGTTTGAGCAGCAGGGATTGCCGCCCGCCGCCCGGCCTGAGGAATTGTCGCCTAACCAGTTTCAACAACTTGCAAACCTGCTGGAATCACAGCTTGTGTCTTGA
- the fusA gene encoding elongation factor G, translating into MTAKSHSDEYMKSLRNIGVIAHIDAGKTTLTERFLYYSDKIHRMGEVHDGTATMDYLPEEQERGITITSACTTCRWKDHDINIIDTPGHVDFTIEVERSLRVLDGAVGVFCAVGGVEPQSETVWRQSQRFNVPKLAFINKMDRVGADFERVLGDIRSRLKANAVAVQIPVGQGETFEAVIDLVHMRRIDFDASDYGKTYSFSDLSEQELSLAESWRERLIEALADFDDGLLAAYLSGEAVCADQLEAHLRTATLEHGLVPVFAGSALRNVGVQPVMDAVCRYLPGPADVPAPAGATENGNIQLAITPDAPLAALVFKVIMEGSRAVALIRLYSGVLHEGTACWNSSRQCFEKAAQLFRLHAGRRERVEQARAGEIVGVVGFKQARTGDTLTDKGSPVVLENIQQYRPVISLALEPRNAEEAEKLDDVLSRVLVEDPTLTLEHDEDSGQRVLSGMGELHLEVVLERLRREYGVSPRSGNPQVVYQETVRMTAEAEAEFDRELGDTRLYGHVAVRLEPLVRDAGVDVQTAVDDETIPESWIAEAVQGVKDCLLSGVVKGFPVQDVRVTVTALYRTDGVSSAAGYRMAAVAAVKAALEKAGPVLLEPIMTVEISVPAEFVGEAISLMGAKGGRVEEMLDQSGVKIVRGIAPMRMLFGFTTQLRSATQGRAALVLTFNRFDMLQ; encoded by the coding sequence ATGACAGCCAAATCTCATTCTGATGAGTACATGAAGTCTTTGCGCAATATCGGGGTCATTGCCCATATCGATGCGGGAAAAACTACTCTTACTGAACGTTTTTTGTATTATTCAGACAAGATACACAGAATGGGAGAGGTGCATGACGGCACTGCCACCATGGATTATCTGCCCGAAGAGCAGGAGCGCGGAATCACCATTACGTCAGCTTGTACTACCTGCCGTTGGAAAGATCACGATATTAACATCATAGACACCCCGGGGCATGTCGATTTCACCATTGAGGTGGAACGCTCGTTGCGCGTTCTTGATGGCGCGGTGGGCGTTTTCTGTGCTGTTGGCGGCGTTGAACCGCAGTCGGAGACCGTCTGGCGGCAGTCTCAGCGTTTCAACGTGCCCAAGCTGGCATTTATTAACAAAATGGACAGAGTCGGCGCGGATTTTGAGCGCGTGCTGGGCGATATCCGTTCCAGACTCAAAGCCAACGCCGTGGCAGTGCAGATTCCCGTAGGACAGGGAGAAACGTTTGAGGCCGTCATTGATCTTGTACACATGCGGCGCATCGATTTTGATGCTTCTGATTACGGAAAAACATATTCTTTTTCAGATCTTTCAGAGCAGGAACTGTCGCTTGCAGAATCATGGCGCGAGCGTCTGATCGAGGCGTTGGCAGATTTTGACGACGGGCTTCTTGCGGCGTATCTCTCCGGAGAGGCTGTTTGTGCAGACCAGCTTGAAGCACACCTGCGCACGGCTACGCTGGAGCATGGTCTGGTTCCTGTTTTTGCCGGCTCTGCCCTGCGTAATGTGGGTGTCCAGCCTGTGATGGATGCTGTGTGCAGGTACCTTCCGGGACCTGCTGATGTGCCCGCTCCGGCCGGAGCAACTGAAAACGGAAACATTCAGCTGGCCATTACTCCGGATGCTCCGCTTGCCGCACTGGTTTTTAAGGTCATCATGGAAGGGTCGCGCGCTGTTGCGCTTATACGGCTGTATTCCGGTGTGCTGCACGAAGGGACCGCGTGCTGGAACAGCAGCCGTCAGTGTTTTGAAAAGGCTGCCCAGCTTTTCCGTCTGCATGCGGGGCGCAGAGAGCGTGTGGAACAGGCGCGTGCCGGGGAAATTGTAGGTGTTGTGGGGTTTAAGCAGGCCCGCACCGGCGATACGCTGACGGATAAAGGCTCGCCGGTCGTGCTCGAAAACATCCAGCAGTACCGCCCTGTTATTTCATTGGCTCTGGAACCCCGTAATGCTGAAGAAGCTGAAAAGCTGGACGATGTGCTTTCGCGCGTGCTGGTGGAAGACCCCACTCTTACGCTTGAACATGACGAAGACTCCGGACAGCGGGTGCTTTCGGGCATGGGCGAACTGCATCTGGAGGTGGTGCTCGAGCGGTTGCGCCGCGAATACGGTGTGTCTCCCCGTTCCGGAAACCCTCAGGTTGTCTATCAGGAAACGGTACGCATGACCGCGGAAGCGGAAGCTGAATTTGACCGTGAACTGGGTGATACCCGTCTGTACGGGCACGTGGCGGTTCGTCTAGAACCGCTGGTACGGGATGCCGGTGTGGATGTGCAGACGGCGGTAGATGACGAGACAATTCCTGAAAGCTGGATAGCCGAAGCTGTGCAGGGAGTGAAAGACTGTCTGTTGAGCGGAGTGGTCAAAGGCTTTCCCGTACAGGATGTCAGGGTGACAGTTACGGCTCTGTACCGCACAGACGGGGTCTCTTCCGCCGCCGGGTACCGCATGGCTGCCGTGGCTGCCGTGAAGGCGGCGCTGGAAAAAGCCGGTCCGGTTCTTCTTGAGCCCATAATGACAGTGGAAATTTCTGTACCCGCAGAGTTTGTCGGCGAAGCCATCAGCCTGATGGGTGCCAAAGGGGGGCGTGTGGAAGAAATGCTTGACCAGAGCGGTGTTAAAATCGTGCGCGGCATAGCCCCCATGCGAATGCTTTTCGGTTTCACCACGCAGTTGCGCAGCGCGACACAGGGGCGTGCGGCCCTTGTGCTCACCTTTAACCGTTTTGACATGCTGCAGTAA